The Coleofasciculus sp. FACHB-1120 region GGAATTGTGCGTTGGGTTTACGTTCGGTCTTCACCGATGTTCTCCGATCGAGGAGAATTTATCGGTCATGTTGGAATTTTAGAAGACATTAGTGAAAGCCTGCGGCACGCTACGCTACGCCAGCACGCAGAGGAACAGCTAACACAGCAGCGCAGCCAGCAGAAAGCAATCCTCGATAATATTCCCCATTTAGCTTGGTTAAAAGACAAAGAAAGCAGATTCATTGCCGTCAACGAGGCATTTGGCAAAGCCTGCGGGCTCAAACCAGAAGACTTAATTGGGAAGACAGATTTAGATATATGGCATCCAGATTTAGCCCAGAGATATCGAGAGGACGATCGAGAGGTGATGAAAATCGGCAAGCGAAAGCGTGTCGAAGAACCCGCAGTCTACCAAGAAGGAAAAATGCTATGGACAGAGACAATTAAAACCCCAATTTTTAATAACACCGGGGAGGTAATCGGAACAACCGGGATTGCGGTCGATATCACCGAGCGCAAGCAGTCAGAAGAAGCACTCCACCGCCGCGAACAAGGATTTAAAGCACTGGCTGAGAATTCCCCTGATATCATTTCCCGATTTGACAAAGAATTGCGACATTTATATGTCAGTTCCGCTGTAGAGCGAACAATCGGAATATCCCCAGAAATATTTATCGGCAAAACTCATCCAGAGTTAAGAATCCCACCAGAAATTTATATTCCTTTTCAACAAATCCTTCAAGATGTATTTACAACAGGTCAGCCACACATTTTGGAAAGCAAGTCCCCAATGAGCGGAAAATGCTATCAAGCTCGTATCGTCCCGGAATTTGCTTTAGATGGGTCAGTGGAGTCTGTGTTAAGTGTCGCTCGTGACATTACTGAGCAAAAACAGACAGAAGAAGCGCTCCGGGATGCACTTCAGAGACTGAACTTTCATTTTGAAAACTCACCCCTAGCGGTCATAGAGTGGGATTGTAATTTTCGGGTGTCGCGTTGGTCGTCGGAAGCAGAAAAAGTTTTCGGATGGAAAGCGGAGGAAGTTATTGGCAAACATCCCGCTGAGTGGCAGTTTGTCTTTTCTGAAGACGTGCCAACTGTTGATAGTGTCATTCAGCGGTTAATTGATAGCAGAGAGCAGCGTAATGTTTCCCGAAACCGCAATTACACCAAGGATGGTTCCCGTGTCTATTGCGAATGGTACAACTCGGCATTATTCGATAAATCGGGCAATTTAGTATCGGTGCTGTCTCTAACTCTGGATGTAACTAAGCGTAAAAAGATGGAGGAAGCGTTGCGGGAAAGCGAAACACGCTTCCGGATTATGGCTGACAACGTGCCTGCATTGATTTGGATGTCAGACATTAATTACAAGGGAACATTTTTCAATCAAGCTTGGTTAGATTTTACAGGACGTAGCCTTGAACAAGAACTGGGCAACGGTTGGTTAGAAAGTGTCCATCCTGATAATTTACGACGTTGTTTGGACACCTATAAATCAGCCTTCAATACTCGCCAACCAGTGCGAGTGGAATACCGCC contains the following coding sequences:
- a CDS encoding PAS domain S-box protein, with the translated sequence MRRLGRRVRSVQAALKPQLIRQLKAEKARLLRQYHNLLANPLIADVVVNSRNITKCKAAEAALNQANEALEIRVEERTIALTETNNQLRQEIIEGKQALDGLRESEERFRCLSSYSPVGIFLTNMEGCCTYTNPRCQAICGFTLEESLQEGWLQFVHPGDRDRVFADWLAHTAEQREYSDEFRFQTKEGIVRWVYVRSSPMFSDRGEFIGHVGILEDISESLRHATLRQHAEEQLTQQRSQQKAILDNIPHLAWLKDKESRFIAVNEAFGKACGLKPEDLIGKTDLDIWHPDLAQRYREDDREVMKIGKRKRVEEPAVYQEGKMLWTETIKTPIFNNTGEVIGTTGIAVDITERKQSEEALHRREQGFKALAENSPDIISRFDKELRHLYVSSAVERTIGISPEIFIGKTHPELRIPPEIYIPFQQILQDVFTTGQPHILESKSPMSGKCYQARIVPEFALDGSVESVLSVARDITEQKQTEEALRDALQRLNFHFENSPLAVIEWDCNFRVSRWSSEAEKVFGWKAEEVIGKHPAEWQFVFSEDVPTVDSVIQRLIDSREQRNVSRNRNYTKDGSRVYCEWYNSALFDKSGNLVSVLSLTLDVTKRKKMEEALRESETRFRIMADNVPALIWMSDINYKGTFFNQAWLDFTGRSLEQELGNGWLESVHPDNLRRCLDTYKSAFNTRQPVRVEYRLKRADGNYRWVLDTGIPRFTPDGSFAGYIGSCIDITERKQAEEEILNALAKEKELSELKSRFVSMTSHEFRTPLSIILSASELLEYYGNLWNQEERLEQLHLIQSSVHHMTQLLNDVLTLGKADARRLDFNPATLDLIEFCQAIVAEIQLTASRGHKIIFTSQSPCLNACMDKKLLRQILNNLLSNAINYSPENSNIYFKLASEDGEAILEIQDEGIGIPLADQSRLFEPFHRGTNVSNINGTGLGLAIVKRCVDLHQGRMILTSKIGIGTTFQVVLPLNNRLTSQTCEEDSGD